The Pirellulales bacterium genome includes the window TGTTCGGGCGCGGGGGTCTCGGGTTTCGCCGGTGCCAATTGATCGGCTGTCTGCTGCATTCGTCTGCTTAGCTCGTCGTCCCCCAACCAGCCGGCGCGGCGTGCCTGATAGCGGTATCCAACGACGATCGGATCGTCCTCCAGGTTTTCCAGCGGATGATGGAAGGTGCGATAGATCGCGCGGATGCGCTTTTGCGTATCGGGGGACAGGCTATCGACGCCGATCTTCAGGTCCACGTCCTTGCCGAGTTCGATGGTCTCCTCGGTTGGCTTGCCGAACGTAAATTTCAGCGGCGTCCTTTCGAAGCCCATTTGCATGACCGAGTCTTCGGCAACGACATGGAACGCTCCTAAGACGTGACAGAGCTCATGCACCAGTCGCGTCGTCGCGCCGCTGGTTCCCCAGCAATCGGGAAGCACGACGCGCTGACTGTAATATTGCGAGACACCGCGAATTTCGCCGCGTGGACCGGGGAAGGGGACCATCGTAAAGCCGATCACGAGATCAGCATCCCCCAGTTCGATCTTGTGCAACCATTGAAAGGCGTCGCTGGCCGTCTGCGGAGCGGTCTTGTATTCCCAATCGCGAAAACCGACCACGCGAAAGTGAATGGGAAACTGCTGCTCGAAGCGGGCGGCCGCCGCTTCGACGATGCCGCGTGCCCGGCCTTGCCATTTTTCGCGATGGAAGGCGCGGTACTCCTTGCCGCCGGCCACGATCACCTTCACCTCGCGCACGTGAGGCCATTTGCGAGCCAGCGGGGCAGGGGGCTGCGCGGTTGTGGCGGGAATTGCCCGCAGTTCGAGCTGACCGGCCGATGAGAGCATAAAGCGGTACTGCCGGCCGGGCTGAAGGTTGTAGCGATTCGCCTGCCCGGCGCTGCGAAACTCGCAGGAGACGGCGCGTGCCGCGTCGAGCGATTCGGATTTTCCCGGCGCGATCCTAACGTCGCGCGACGCGGCCTGATCGCCCGGCGTGATCCGACACACGACAGAACTGGTGCTGGCGTTTTCGAGCGTAATGGCGGCGCGGGCAGCCGAAACCGGCAGAATCAACAACGCGGTCAGCACGATGCCAGTCCGGGGTCGCAGACCCCGGCTACAGTAGACGCTATGTTGGCCGCCACTCGTTCCCGGCATATTTCGCCTATCGTCGCCGTCGGAAGTCGTTGCCCACCCGATCTATTATACTTGTAACGATGTGGCCTGACTCATCCGAAACGCAAGAACTGTTGGCGGCCGCTCGCACCGGCGATGCTGCTGCGCGCAATCGTTTGCTCGAACGCCATCGCGACGTGTTGCGCCGGATGGTCGGGCTGCGGATGGATCGGGCCCTGCAAGGCCGACTGGACGCCAGTGACATTGTGCAAGACGTCCTGGTCGAGGCGGATCGTCGCCTGGCCGATTATCTGGCCGCGGCCAAGATGCCCTTTCAACTCTGGCTGCGCTACCTGGCAAAGGATCATTTGATCGACGCTCATCGCCGGCATCGTGGCGCCGCACGTCGTAGCGTCGATCGCGAGCAATCGTTGACCGGGGGCGCATTCGCGGATCAATCAGCGCTGGACCTGGCGGCTTTGATACGCGATCGCGAAATGACTCCGGCCGCCGCTGCTACGCATCACGAATTGGAGCAGCGCTTTGCCGCCGCGATCGAGACGCTCGACGAGACGGATCGCGAGATCATCTTGATGCGGCATTTCGAGCAGCTCACCAATCAACAGGCGGCCGAAGCGCTTGCGCTTTCCGAGCCGGCCGCGGGCATGCGCTATCTGCGCGCCATGCGGCGCTTACGGGCCCTGTTGGAAGAACCTCCGAGCGAGCAGGGGGAATGATGAGCGCCGGCGGAAAAGCCTTCGAGGGCGCGGCAGCGTCGGTGGAGCGGAAGGAGGCCGTCGACGACGATCGCGATGCGCGGCTGTGGTCACTCGTGAATCGGCTGGCCGAACAATTGCATCGCGGAGAGCCGCCTGAGATCGACGCTCTGCTCGCGCAGCATCCGGACCTGGCCGACGAGTTGCGTCCGCTGTGGGCGGCCATGCTGGTTACCGATTGCGTGGCCGCCGGCAGCCGTGCCGCGGACCCGGCCCGAGGTTCCTCGGGGGATGACCTGACGCATGATCATTCACCGCGCCCTGATTCAGCGGGTGCGCGGCGAGCGGTGGAATCGTCCGAACCGGTGTTGCGCCAGTTTGCCGATTATGAATTGCTCGAAGAGCTGGGGCGCGGCGGCATGGGAGTGGTCTACCGGGCACGGCAGATCAGCCTGAACCGGATCGTGGCGCTGAAGATGGTGCTGCGTGGTGACATGGCGAGCCCGGCGGACTTGGCCCGTTTTCGTACCGAGGCCGAAGCCGCCGCGCGGCTCGATCATCCGACGATCGTGCCGGTGTACGAAGTAGGGGACTGCGACGGGCAGCCTTATTTCACCATGAAATATGTGACCGGCACTACACTGGCGCGCCGCCTGACCGAAGGACCATTAACGGCGCGCGAGGCTGCGTCACTGTTGGCGCCGGTCGCTCAGGCGATTCACTATGCGCACAGCCGGGGTGTGCTGCACCGTGATCTGAAACCGTCGAACATCTTGATCGACGCTGAGGGACGGCCGCACGTTTCGGATTTCGGGCTGGCCAAACGGGTCGAGGCCGAAATGAACCTCACCCTCTCGGGAGCGATTCTCGGGACGCCGGCCCACATGGCTCCCGAGCAGGCGGCCGGCACGCGCGGCAAGCTGGGGCCGACGAGCGACGTCTACAGCTTGGGGACGATCCTGTATCAGATGCTGACCGGGCGTCCGCCGTTTCAAGCGGCCTCGCCTGTCGACACGGTGCTGCTGGTGCTCGAGCAGGATCCGCTGCCGCCGCGACTGATCAATCCGCGCGCCGATCGCGAGCTGGAGATGATCGCGCTGAAATGTTTGCAGAAGCCGCAGGACCTGCGCTATCAGAGTGCCAAGCTACTGGCCGACGACTTAGAAGCGTTTCTGGCTGACGAGCCAACCGCGGCTCGCAGCGGCATCTTCGTGCAGGTGCTGGCCCGGGCGTTTCGCGAAACGCATCACGCCACGGTGCTCGAGAACTGGGGGCTGTTGTGGATGTGGCACAGCCTGGCCCTGCTCGTGACTTGCCTGCTGACGAATCTACTGCAATGGTCGGGTGTCACTTCCCCATTTTTTTACGTGGCGTTGTGGACGGCCGGGCTGGGGACCTGGGCCACGATTTTCTGGACGTTGCGCCGTCGGGCGGGGCCGGTCACGTTCGTCGAACGGCAGATCGCGCACGTGTGGGCCGCCAGTATGATCAGCATCGTCGTGTTGTTTTATGTCGAGATGATCATGGGGTTGCCGGTCCTGGCACTCTCGCCGGTGCTAGGACTGGTCGGCGGCATGGTGTTCGTCGTGAAGGCGGGCACACTGTCAGGGCAGTTCTATTTCCAGGCCGCGGCGCTCTTTGCCACGGCCCTGGGCATGGCGCTCTTGCAGCGATATGAGATCCCGCTGGCGCTGACGCTATTCGGCGTCGTCTCAGCGGCCTGCTTCTTCCTGCCAGGGCTGAAGTATTACCGGCAGCGGGAAAGTTCTAACGTCGTCTAAAGGGGCGGGAATGTCTGAGGACGTCAGTAGCGATGCAAACGGCCGTCTCGCCTTACGCTTTGGGCTTTTCACAGCTCTATTCTCTATCTTTGTCATCGCCGTTTTCTTGGCACACGTTGACAACACATTGCATTACAAACGGCTAGCTGTATCGTTCGTCGAAGCATCCGACGGCAAGGTCCGCTATGACCACGAGATAAATTCTGATGGCTCGTCGGTAAAGAATCCTAATCCACCAGGTTATGTATGGTTGCGTTCGCTGCTCGGTGACGATTATGCGTTTGAAGCGGTGGACATTTATCTGCCGACAGGTCTCAACGACGACAATTTCTCAGTGCTTCGTGCTTTTCCTCGCTTGCGTTCACTAACACTAATGCAGGGTGGGTTTCCCGATGGAGCTGCTTCCGAGATTGCGTGCTGTCGACGTCTGAGAAGGCTTGAACTGCTTCTAACTCCGGTTAACGATCGCGATATAAAGAGTTTGCAGCCGTTGGCGGAACTTGAGGTTTTACGTCTCGGTTCCACCGCTGTGACAGATGAGGGCGTCAGTAATCTGTCAGTCTTTAAGCACCTAGAGTTCTTAAGCCTCTCGCACATCGCCGTAACGGATCGCGCCGTCAGCACCATCACCATGCTCCCGCTGCGAACTCTTGAGCTGGAAGGAACGGAGATCACAGATGACTCGCTTCCTGAGATCTCGAAAATTAAGACGCTACGAATGCTACACCTTGGCGACTCCAAGATTTCCGATCGAGTGTTCGACCAATTGTCTGTACTACCGGAATTACGATATCTGTTTTTGCCGGATACCCGGGTCACTCCGGAAGGATGCGCGAGGGTCGCGGCATGGCCAAATCTCGAGTCGATTCAGGTAACTGCGGGCCCGATTTTTAGCGATAGTGAACTCGCCAACCTGAAACTGCAATTGGCGGGAAAGCGCGTTTCCGTCATGCCGCGGCCGCGGTCGAAGCACTAGAGCCGGTTTCAAAACTGTGTTGAAGTAAACTT containing:
- a CDS encoding sigma-70 family RNA polymerase sigma factor — its product is MWPDSSETQELLAAARTGDAAARNRLLERHRDVLRRMVGLRMDRALQGRLDASDIVQDVLVEADRRLADYLAAAKMPFQLWLRYLAKDHLIDAHRRHRGAARRSVDREQSLTGGAFADQSALDLAALIRDREMTPAAAATHHELEQRFAAAIETLDETDREIILMRHFEQLTNQQAAEALALSEPAAGMRYLRAMRRLRALLEEPPSEQGE
- a CDS encoding serine/threonine-protein kinase; this translates as MMSAGGKAFEGAAASVERKEAVDDDRDARLWSLVNRLAEQLHRGEPPEIDALLAQHPDLADELRPLWAAMLVTDCVAAGSRAADPARGSSGDDLTHDHSPRPDSAGARRAVESSEPVLRQFADYELLEELGRGGMGVVYRARQISLNRIVALKMVLRGDMASPADLARFRTEAEAAARLDHPTIVPVYEVGDCDGQPYFTMKYVTGTTLARRLTEGPLTAREAASLLAPVAQAIHYAHSRGVLHRDLKPSNILIDAEGRPHVSDFGLAKRVEAEMNLTLSGAILGTPAHMAPEQAAGTRGKLGPTSDVYSLGTILYQMLTGRPPFQAASPVDTVLLVLEQDPLPPRLINPRADRELEMIALKCLQKPQDLRYQSAKLLADDLEAFLADEPTAARSGIFVQVLARAFRETHHATVLENWGLLWMWHSLALLVTCLLTNLLQWSGVTSPFFYVALWTAGLGTWATIFWTLRRRAGPVTFVERQIAHVWAASMISIVVLFYVEMIMGLPVLALSPVLGLVGGMVFVVKAGTLSGQFYFQAAALFATALGMALLQRYEIPLALTLFGVVSAACFFLPGLKYYRQRESSNVV